One window of the Cryptomeria japonica chromosome 7, Sugi_1.0, whole genome shotgun sequence genome contains the following:
- the LOC131027896 gene encoding pentatricopeptide repeat-containing protein At2g35030, mitochondrial-like: MSQVECKHAITKNTKKDVTAKTTENFRMLCSGFMYRGVSDRPFESNALSFKSSNPTALLRQYGVGIFGLVDVYAKCGSVDKVCGLFDRMPQRNVFSWSAMIGGYAQNGFVGKAVETFKETQFFRVKPNLTTFASILYQNGSSGTMHGHPSKQNVARAFVRYYSWKCCGRHACKMWKHRKARERFDKMPERNVVSWNATIARYALNGFVEKALEPFKKMKCLVIWADLM, from the exons ATGTCGCAGGTGGAATGCAAACATGCCATTACAAAGAATACCAAGAAGGATGTAACAGCGAAGACGACAGAGAACTTTAGGATGCTCTGCAGCGGATTTATGTACCGGGGCG TCTCAGACCGTCCGTTCGAATCGAACGCTCTCTCCTTCAAGAGCTCTAACCCCACAGCTTTGTTGCGGCAGTACGGGGTCGGCATCTTTGGTTTGGTAGACGTGTATGCGAAATGTGGAAGCGTAGACAAGGTGTGTGgcttgtttgacagaatgcctcaaagaaatgtgttctcatggagTGCAATGATCGGAggttatgcacaaaatggatttgttggaaAGGCGGTAGAGACTTTCAAGGAAACGCAATTTTTCAGGGTAAAGCCGAATCTCACAACTTTCGCCAGCATACTGTACCAAAATGGGAGCTCCGGAACAATGCACGGGCATCCATCAAAGCAAAATGTAGCGAGGgcttttgtcagatattatagctGGAAATGCTgtggtagacatgcatgcaaaatgtggaagcatcgaAAGGCACGCGAACggtttgacaaaatgcctgaaagaaatgtggtctcatggaatgcaacGATCGCACGGTATGCACTTAATGGAttcgttgaaaaggctttagaacccttcaagaaaatgaaatgtttagTTATAtg GGCCGACCTTATGTAA